Part of the Triticum urartu cultivar G1812 chromosome 2, Tu2.1, whole genome shotgun sequence genome, acgtttcatcagtggcacacccacagtccaatggtcaagcagaaagggctaatcaagagattttgagaggcatcaagccccggcttatggttcctttgcagagaacaccgggttgttgggtagaagaattaccatctgtgttatggagcatcaataccacacccaacagatcaacggGATACACACtattcttcatggtctatggagcggaggcggttctccccagtgatatccgtcatgattcacctcgtgtgacggcttatgttgaagcggacaacgagacagcacggcaagatgctttggaccggttggatgaagagcgtggcATAGCAGCTGCTCGCtcagcgatttaccaacaggatcttcgtcatTATCACAGTCACCGagttaaaaccagaacctttcaagagggagatttggtacttcggctcatccaagaccagactgatatgcataagctatccccaccttgggagggaccttgtaagtgcatctagtgccacccctagttggttttggagtattgacgacaaacctagttgagggactaatgtgtttgtgagaattgcaggaaaacacaggtagaagtccctcattgattcggtttactaccagagatgacccctaaaaatgaatgaagacattgaagtcaaaggtggtatatgaagatattcacattgaagactatgacaacagaagacacgttatgaagcctatggaactcgaagacttagatctttcgttgttctttttatttttgttgagtcataggaaccaccgtactgttaagtggggtccaggagaacaagtcagaatgacttaagtgatgcctaaatcaaaaacctatgtcttcgagtgaacaccatgagagcaaatcttgtccagagccgggcAAGTCAGccttgcttgtagcccaagtaaagttgccatgagagttcaaaatctgaccgttgagacacgtgtcagttccttagtgacccagggtcatttcggacaaatcaggtcgggttgccaagtggctataaatagcccacccccgcaaccataaacagttggctgctcagatttcagtgcacggcttttatcgtttgagagcaacccacctcgaagcctttgagagaaaatttctagtgaggagaaaagccctaaccacccagagccagagtaaattgggcatcacttaagtcttcttgtctgtgtgatctgaagacttattacacttgaggactgtgaatcctccagacggttaggcgtcgcgttcagagcatccaagagacattgtggattgccagtgaacaaagtctgtgaaggtttgggagtctaccttgaaaacttactagagtgattgggcgaggactaagtgaccttagctcaaggagattacggtgaggacttggtgtcctgaactgtgtgttcaggactgggtgtccgggactgtgtgtcctaaggtttaaatacctagccgctccaaccagacgtacagttgtcacagcaactggaactggtccaacatatcattgtcttcaacgagtcactggtttcatcttcacttccttctcttgttgttactcattgtgaagtcattgcgtgcttgctttatcatttgtcttcacaacgtgaatgcatgatctgtttggcttcataacttcttcctacttgatccttattacactgaagctgtttgtcactgtgctttcactctattgaatacatgaccatggccggcctagtgtaatctaacttccgctgcatagtaataggcataatcttcactgtttgtcttcataactcccaacttgtgaagactttcataaaaatcgcctattcacccctctctagtcgatataacgcactttcaattggtatcagagcaaggtgctcccttgttctgtgtgattcggtttaaccacctggagttttagctatgtcgactgcagggataatcaaagtctccgctacGTGCCctgtctttgatggaactgaatatccctactggaagaataagatgcgcatgcatcttgaagccattgacgtcgacctatggtatgtcgtcaagaacggcgttcccaaggctggagaaggtgtcactgctgctgatgtcaagaagttcgttcaactggactctactgccaagaacatcatctgtggtcatctgaccaaaggacagtatggccgtgtgagtgccttgaagacatccaaactggtctgggactggctctccaaggtcaatgaaggcatctcaacccagagagatcaacgaatcagtgtccttcgcaatctcttcagccgcttcaagcgaaatgacaatgagaatgtccagcacacatttcaTAGACTCAcggacatcacaaatgagcttcaagccctcggcgccactgaaatcaccaaacatgaaatcgtcaaaacgctgcttagatcacttgatagttcgtttgacatcctggccctgatgattcaagaacgtcctgatttcaagacactcgatccgtctgacatacttgagaggctcaacacacacgagtttcagctttctgagaaaagagatatctacggtccaaactatgggcgaactcgcgccttgaaggcaaaagctgtctcctcatctgaagaagaatctgactgcagttctgatgatcctgaagacattggaagagaacttgcaatgctagtgaagaagttccaaaaattcaccaagaagaaaggcttcagaaaatcttcacgatcaagctcaaggaatgatgaagcttctgctcatgactacaagaagaaaacatgtcacaagtgcaagaaaactggacacttcatctctgagtgtccacagtgggacaatgagaacagaaggaagaagaagagcaaggaatatgattctgacgacaagaagaagaagaaatactcaaagtcttcttccaagtcttcaccaaagtcttcatcacacaagaagagctcatctggcaaggcacgtgcgtttgttggaaaggagatggattcagaggaggagtccgcatctgaggaggcagaggtggagtctgaggaggagtctgattctggcattgcgagtttggctacagcatacgtcgccaagtccatcttcaacactgaagacaatgactgcatcaccaacaccaacgcaaatgacaagaacgactccactcctacctactgcttcatggcacgcggtgccaaggtaaacacacgcactactcgctatgaaacatctagtgacgatgactctgaatgtgattcaaaacctagctacaaaacacttgctaaaattgcaactgaacaacagaaagctatggaacatattcaataactgttagacagaagcgatgatctgttgggtgctgaaatgactcgatctgaatccttaattgaagacataaaaaaccttcacgttaagtatcaggaacttgaagatcgtcatgatactctctcaacaactcatgaaaagctttcctatgattatcttcaaaggaagcaagaacttgagaaattgagggtggctcatgaagatcttcaaaaggaaaacgagtcacttcgctccgaacagatcagtcccgctgaggaaggatttgaaccaccatgtcttaaatgcattgagcgtgataatgctaattctgttgctgaatgttccacttctactgctgttgcaatatcttcaactgttgacgtggtaactaacccctctgctgaggataccactgctattgctgatgagaatgctatgttgaagacattgcttgaaacagggatgtacaaaagtcttaaaggacatcagacactatgtgatgtcctcaagaagcagatcctgaatcgaaacccaaggaaagagggtgttggatttgtgaggaaaatcaatgcagatggctcttactggaaacctgagcagtaccccaaaaccacatgggttgctgcaaaggaactttcagcagatccatccaacttatctggcttcacttgtgctaaccccattatcattgatgaatcctttgatgcaaactataaactgtttaagaatcagaatggtgaagtgtttgccaggtacattggtactaactgcaggaatggaccgcctatgaagaagatctgggtttccaaaaagtgtctggaaaatcttcctgtgaatgtcttcatgacacctcacttgaagaagacaaatctcagaccaaaggcttcatacggtccaatggcttcatacaaacagaggactcacctgagtcacgctaacacaaatgttttgcagggaaaccatactcaggcacatgagtatgagagcggttcatcgaaccgtgttcatgtgaccaaaaattattctgcttattcctatgagtattattgtccacctgctagactgtttgctaaggcttcaaagccaaaattctcagatgctgcacttagacttattgcttctaagccacccttgaagatgtgggtggttaagaatgcttaactctcttttacaaggaaaggtctccagcagaaaaacaaaatcttctgatgctattgctggggaccttaaaaatcttgtagggcgcaagataaaatgcccgaatagGATCaatatgtacttcgttcctgaatcgcatgctactctccgtattagtcctaatctggatttaagttttcataacccaccggttcgtcaaatgtttatgcttcacaattctcttcgtgaagcctatccccctaactgtactgtagggtacgacaccagcgacttcaaaatcttcagaatggattattgacagtgggtgtacaaatcacatgactggcagaagaagccttcttatggactcaacaatacgtccatccgacaagagccacatcacatttgctgacactggtaaaagtaaggtattgggtctaggtagagttgcaatctcaaaggatcaacacatggataaagtcatgcttgttgaatcccttggcttcaacttaatgtctgtctcaatgctttgcgatctgaatatgattgtaatgtttggaaaatatcgctgcctggtgctaatggaatctgacaaatctctagtgtttgaagggtatcggaaaggtgatttgtacgtggtagatttctcagcaggaccacaacttgcggtatgccttcttgcaaaagcttcagaatgctggctttggcatcggaggcttgggcatgctggcatgagggcatcaagttcaagaaagatcatttatgcggtgcctgtgaagcagggaagatgacaagggcaaaacatccttcgaagacaatcatgactactacacaacccttcgaactgctccacatggatcttttcggtccaactcactactcaacttttactactactgcttgcctctattgcttcgtcattgttgatgattactctagatatacttgggtacacataatcctttacaagactgaagtgcaggatgtcttcagatgcttcgccaatcgagctatgaacaattttggcgccaagataaagcacattagaagtgacaatggcactgaattcNNNNNNNNNNNNNNNNNNNNNNNNNNNNNNNNNNNNNNNNNNNNNNNNNNNNNNNNNNNNNNNNNNNNNNNNNNNNNNNNNNNNNNNNNNNNNNNNNNNNNNNNNNNNNNNNNNNNNNNNNNNNNNNNNNNNNNNNNNNNNNNNNNNNNNNNNNNNNNNNNNNNNNNNNNNNNNNNNNNNNNNNNNNNNNNNNNNNNNNNNNNNNNNNNNNNNNNNNNNNNNNNNNNNNNNNNNNNNNNNNNNNNNNNNNNNNNNNNNNNNNNNNNNNNNNNNNNNNNNNNNNNNNNNNNNNNNNNNNNNNNNNNNNNNNNNNNNNNNNNNNNNNNNNNNNNNNNNNNNNNNNNNNNNNNNNNNNNNNNNNNNNNNNNNNNNNNNNNNNNNNNNNNNNNNNNNNNNNNNNNNNNNNNNNNNNNNNNNNNNNNNNNNNNNNNNNNNNNNNNNNNNNNNNNNNNNNNNNNNNNNNNNNNNNNNNNNNNNNNNNNNNNNNNNNNNNNNNNNNNNNNNNNNNNNNNNNNNNNNNNNNNNNNNNNNNNNNNNNNNNNNNNNNNNNNNNNNNNNNNNNNNNNNNNNNNNNNNNNNNNNNNNNNNNNNNNNNNNNNNNNNNNNNNNNNNNNNNNNNNNNNNNNNNNNNNNNNNNNNNNNNNNNNNNNNNNNNNNNNNNNNNNNNNNNNNNNNNNNNNNNNNNNNNNNNNNNNNNNNNNNNNNNNNNNNNNNNNNNNNNNNNNNNNNNNNNNNNNNNNNNNNNNNNNNNNNNNNNNNNNNNNNNNNNNNNNNNNNNNNNNNNNNNNNNNNNNNNNNNNNNNNNNNNNNNNNNNNNNNNNNNNNNNNNNNNNNNNNNNNNNNNNNNNNNNNNNNNNNNNNNNNNNNNNNNNNNNNNNNNNNNNNNNNNNNNNNNNNNNNNNNNNNNNNNNNNNNNNNNNNNNNNNNNNNNNNNNNNNNNNNNNNNNNNNNNNNNNNNNNNNNNNNNNNNNNNNNNNNNNNNNNNNNNNNNNNNNNNNNNNNNNNNNNNNNNNNNNNNNNNNNNNNNNNNNNNNNNNNNNNNNNNNNNNNNNNNNNNNNNNNNNNNNNNNNNNNNNNNNNNNNNNNNNNNNNNNNNNNNNNNNNNNNNNNNNNNNNNNNNNNNNNNNNNNNNNNNNNNNNGTGCTTTGGTGATACTCCATTGCCATTTTGAGTTTTAGTCCGAGTGGCCTGTTTTTGCGCAATGGAAGAGTAGTGACTGTACCGCAAAAATGCATGGGTAGGTGAATTCCTTTTGTGGCCGGCCAACAATATCTCTATAACAAGTCGTTATTTCTTTGTCAGTTATTTTCCTCTATTTTCTTTGCAGCATTGAAATACGGCATGCAGAAGGAATTAAGTGCACAGTGTAGAACTTTGGCAATATTCCTCTGTGATTTTATCCCACAACAACATATTCCCATAACAGTAAACATGGAAATTGATACATACAGTACACGGAGAACACATATAGAGTGGGGTATTAATACATACAAGAACACAGAGGGGTATACGTACGCAGTTTATTTATCAGAGACCATATTTACCAGCAACTTACTATACGTGCGCAGAGCAACGTCACGTAGAGTTGCACACACGCGTAGGTACGTTACGTATGGCTGCACCTCGTGTGCTCAGTTGCGGACCTCCGCGCGGTACATGGGCTCCGGGACCTCGTCCGCGCGCGCACAGCAGCGGCACCCATGGTACCCGTTACCGCAGCAGCCCCATTGACAtccactgccgccgccgcctccgccgggtccggggtagccgccgccgccgccaccaccaccgcctgggtagccgccaccgcctcctccacCGTGGCCCGGGTAGCCACCGCCACCTCCTCCACCGTGGCCCGGGtacccgccgccgcctcctccaccgtggcctgggtagccgccgccgcctcctccaccgtGGCCTGGGTAacctccgccacctcctccacCGTGTCCTGGAtagccgccgcctcctcctccaccgtGGCCTGGGTAGCCTCCCCCGCCGCCTCCAgggtagccgccgccgccgccgtagccctCTACACCGGCTTTCTTCTCCTCCTTCTTGGCCTCTACATGAACAGAAAAATATTGTGCATTGAAATTAGGAGCAGCACGCAGCAAAGCAAGATTCCTAGCCTAATGACGACTAGTTAATTCATGCTAGTTCGAAAGTACTACGAGATCAGTAGCGCGTTAGCTCACGAGTTTGTTCAGTTGAGGCGACGAGGATAGCAGCAGCAAGCAGGAGAGCAAACACAAGAAGACCCTTGGACGCCATGCTTGACACCCTCTGCTTCTTCAGTGCTTCTAGTGGCTAGTGTGATTGTGGATATAGACCAGCATGCAGAACAAGCGAATTTATAGGAGGGAGAGGCCAATGGAGGGCTTGGATAAGATGGCTAGCTAGGGAGGGGCAGTGAGCGTGTGAGGTGTGCAAGTTGACGCTGGGGTCTCCATGGGTGTCGTCGGCAACGCGGACCCCGTGAGCGGTGGTGGTTGGGGGGTGGACGGTACACATTACTGCATCCCAGCAACCTAAGCTCTGCATCATCTGCAGGAATACCAATGGCGCCAGCCTCTGACTTATGCGCGGTGCAGGTGGGCACTGTTCGTGCGACGACAAAGTCGTGCCCGGCGTCTTCCATTGCATGCACGCAACGCGTCAATCTCGTTAAGCAGCTGTGGGTCAAGTTAGACACGGACGCATGTACATCCAAATCAGCCGAGAGCATATTCTGGATCGGATATCTTCTTCTGCATTTGGAAACCGGTACATTACCGGACGTGGAGCATCGCTGAACGTTCGTACATGGTGGATTGGTGGGTAGTCTTTGAAGCAGCTACACATATGTATCACCTCCCCTTCGTTCACTTATGTACGCACAGTGAACTTACGAAATTGTTATCCAAGGCCACGTACCACACATCCCGTCTACCACCTGCCCGGACGTTCGTACCACGCACGCACAGTGAGCATCGCTGAACGTTCGTACGTGGTGGGTAGTATTTGGAGCAACCACACACATATATATCACCTCCTCTTCGTTCACTTATGTACGCACagtgaacttatgaaattgttatCCAAGGCCATGTACCACACACTCCCGCCTACCGGAAATTTGAAAATTCGTAGGGGCACCCACGAGCCAAGCTTTGCCTGGCCGCTCGATTGTCCCGCGATTCGTGAAGTGGTTGAATCCTATATGAGGATATAATAAATTTTAAGTTTTAATCGTTCAAACTTACGGCTTGTTATATGAAACTTGTAATTTTCTCTCCCACTCTTACCAAGTTTCATAGATAAATTTTAAAGATATGTTCTTTGTTGTTTGTACGCACAAAAATCATGAATTATCGGTCGCTGGTGCTAAGTTCTAAGAGTTGAAACTTAATATTTATTTTCAAAATTCAATAAAATGTATTTAAAATTGATCTTATTTGAAAGTCCTCGTCACGAGAAACACGAATATAAAAACACAACTTAATTCGGATTGTTCGTTCAAAAGATATAATGATTTGAAAATCGATAGCCAAAATAAAAGCACATACGGGGGACTTTGGTGCCCCTGCACTTGCGTGCCCCAAATCCACCCCTCTCTCCACCCGGTCTATGCTCCTATATGGCTCCTATATATGGTGCATGTTTTCCTTCTAAATGGTTGAGGATCATATACTGAAGTAAAAAATAATAATCAACAAATGTTATTAGACAACTCATATAATGAAGCATCGTGCAAAAATAATATCAAATGAGGTCAAGATTGAAAAAAAGGCTGGTTGTAAGAAATAACACCTTGTCTATTTCCTTactttttgaattttttattagAGTTAGAAAAAATTACCCTAAGTTTTAACTTTGTTCCAAGTTTTACCCCTATTTTGTAAAGCCCAAGCCACAACCACCTGTTCCCGGGCGTTACGTCTgtcgggatctagactggcctcAGAAACTCACACTAGTCTTTTATGTGCACTTTGTCTTCACCCGTGTGCACTCGGGATCAACTTCTCAGTCGGTCACTCATCCTCAAATTCGTTCAAACCAAGCACACTTAGCATTTGAGTTCTTGCGAATGAGATCTTGGGAAAGAAGTAATTCTTTGTAGATATGAGTAACCTATCATTTCTATTAAGCCAAGCTCCCACATCCATCACCACTCAAAAGAACCGACGTCCTCATCGGCCCACACGAACGTTCCCTCTAGGCACACGTCCGTGCATCTAGTCCGacacatgtgccatgccgtgtgcaTTGATGGACCACACGCGCCACATGTCCGTGCAGCTGGCCCGCATAATTCCGTGTAACAACAAGAGTCAGCTTTGATACGAATTGTAACGCCCAACCACAACCACCGGTTCCCGACTGTTAcgcctggcgggatctagactagTCTCACAGACCAACACTAGTCTTTTCTACGCACTTTGTCCCCACTCGTGTGCATTAGGGATCAAGTTTTcagtcggtcacccatcctaaaATTCCTTCAAGCCGAAcacacttaactttggagttctttgCGAATGAGCACTTGAGAAAGAAAGAAttatatgagtagtctatcattcCTATTAAGCCAAACTCTCACACATTTAAGAAGAAGAATTTCATTGCACCCCATTAAAAAAAGCTTTTTCCTGATTttattctttttatttttttagctATTCAGCCAAAATAAGCCACATATCAGTGCACACATGGCACACCATGTAGATGCCTTTTTCCGCATACTTTAGCAAGGTATACACATATCTAGTTTTTTTTGGCAAAAAAGATACAGTTCTATTATAAAAATTCATCATAAGTACAAAGCATCTCAAACATAATAAAATTTACATTGAAGTCTCCACACCACTGAACGACCATTACCGCTGCCAGAACGAGCCCCTAAAACGCCGCTATTGTAGCTCCACTACTGGAGCCGATTTGCCTTCTCAATGACAGGCTTATCTCTAGGATTTAGTAGTAACTAGTAAGCAGTCTGCTTCATTAAGGGTGCTACATATTAGAGAGTGTGGTAACAGCTCATGAAGCCATCCACTCTTTGGCTAAATCCCATGACAAAGTAGTGCTTGAACTAATTATGAGAAAGCTTTTGATAGAGCAAATCCATGATTAGAGATAAGCCTATCCATGATTAGAGCAAGCTTATTGGTACAAACCTTAGTGAAAACTTTAGAAACACATTAACTGATGGCACTGAATGTTTTCATGGTGTTAGCAGTTGCCTCCGTCCAGAGTAAGCATGGCAAAGCTAAGCCCATAAATCAATAATAAATTTTATTTTCCATTTGTATATGTTTCCTCACCCCAACTTATATATGTATTGAAATCAATAGGAAACGAAGAACCTGGTGTGGTTCTATGTGTATGAGACAAATGTATATTGTAAAAGAAAATGTTGCCGGGTTCTTTCTTAGAGAAATCATACAACCACATGCCGAATTTCACTAATAAAAAATGGGCAAGATGCAATTTTAATACAACTTTGTAATTTGAAtaggagggagtagtacatttgcCGGGATTGCGTTATGTGCACAGTAAAAATATTCTTTTGTGGATTCTGCTCTTGAAAAAGACAGTTTTAACAGGTCGCCCCTTGTTGTCCTTAAGAAGGAAGCTTACAAAGCATCTCAAACATAATAAAATTCACATTGAGATCTCTACACCACTGAACGGCCATTACCGCTGCCAGAACGAGCCCCTGAAATGCCGCTATTGTAGCCTTCGCAAGGCCGCAAGGCGGCCATCGAGCTTCCAGGAGATGTCGGGCTTGACCATTAACTTTGCCAAGAGCGGTGATGGTCTTGGGATACTCGGAGTAGGAGGCCCTTGGCATTGGGAACAGGCTAAATTGCCGGTTGGGGTCTTTCCCCACAACCTACCTTGGGCTACCGGTCAGTGATAGTAGGATCCAGGAAAAGGACCTACGACCGACGGTATCCAAGGTCCAACATCGTGTGGAGCCCTGGCAGGGCCGATGGCTCTCCAAGGCTGCGAGGGTTGTGCTTATCAACTCCTCTATGATTAGCCTTTTGATGTTCCTGATGGGATTCTATAGTCTTCAATCCCTGCATCAGGAAATCGCCAAATACCAGTCCCAATTCCTCTGGGCTGGTAAGGGTAATAGACAGAAGTACCATATGGTGAAGTGGTCGGAAATATACAAGCCTAAAGACCAGGGAGGGCTTGGTGTCATCTCTTCTAAACGAATGAACATCGCCCTCCTCTCTAAGTGGCTTTGGCGTATTGAGACCGGAGATGGCGGCCTCTAGCTTCACATCATCCGCTCTAAATACCTTCGGGGCCAGCCGCTTGCCTTTGCACCTCGGGTGGGCGGTTCCCAATTCTGGCAGACGGTTATTCAACCGTTGCCGGTCCTGCGGCTTGGGTCTTCAATCACGATTGGTTTGGGTTTGAACACGCTATTCTGGCTCGACTGTTGGTCAGGCACTAGACCCTTTGCGGAACGGTTCCAGTCACTCTTCCTGATTTGCGCCACTCCCCAACTCATGGTGGGAGCCACTCTGGCCGACCTTTCTCGCGTGACCTTTAGGCGTACGTTTGGCCCCCACGAGCGGGGGCAATGGGAGGAGCTGCTAGAATTCATTGACCTTTAGGCGTACGTTCGGCCCCCACAAGCGGGGGTAATGCTCCGTCCCTTGAGCCGGATGCATGTCTTGGCATTTAGAGCCCAATGGGCACTTCTCCACCAGGCCCTGGTGGCTACTCCTGGGCCTCAGGAGTTAAATCTCCTTTGGAAGATCAGAGTACCACTGAAGATTCGAATCTTCCTTTGGCAATAGGTGCGGGGCCGCCTCCCATCCGGGACGGAAGTGCGCAAGCGCAATGGCCCTGGGGATGGTAACTGCCCCTGTGCGGTGTCCCTGAGGACACTAACCATATTTTCTTCCGTTGTCCGGCTGCCATTTTCTTATGGAGCTGCCTTCGAGAGACAGTGGGAGGTAACTGGGCCCATGACAACCCCCCGGATCTCTTTCGGGAAATTATTGATTCCCCGTGTAGAACTCGCCCCATCCTTTGGGTGGCGATTAGTTCGCTAGCTTGGACGCTTTGAAATGTGCACAATAAACTTGTGATTGAATATGCGATTCCACTTCGGGCGACTGACGCCATTTACAAAATGTGCGGATTCTTGCAGCTCTGGCGACCGCTTAGCAAGCGGCCTCATCGGGACAGCATCAACACCATCATCGCCGGACTTCGCTCCACCGCCATCTCCCTCGCGCCACCGTTACATCCTCCACCCCCGGAGCCTGATTAGCTAGTTGCTTTCTTTTGGGGTTTGTTGTGTTGTGCCCCCAGCCAGACCTATTTTATtttattgttgttgttgcccgTGAACATTAAGCTTGTGGATTGGTGGTATACTTTATAATATAAAGCGAAGGAAAACCCTATTTCGTGAGAAGGAAGCTTTGAGTATTTTCTAAGATGCTGGCGAATTTAAAGATCTCCAAGATTAGCAGAAAAGCTAATATATTCCTAGAAAACAATATCACGTCACAGACGGCTGCGCTCTCAAAACTATATGCGGTTATTGTTTAAAACTTTTCGCGGATATACCTGGTATATATACGAGCTATACGGTTTCGAACAAGAGTCATGAGATTTTGTTATACATGCATGACAGTTGCATGTATTATGCAAGAAAGAGAAGTCTTACAGGGTGAATACACGATCAGGACAGAGTCCTGGCATTATTGGATCAACATAACTGTGCAATCTATACGTATGcgtacatacatacatacatgcaCCTACCTTCTTATTGACCACATATACGAGTAGTTACTACGTGTAGGCAAGTAGCAACGTCCGTATGTAGCATCTGATACTTAGTTGCGGACCTCCGCCCGATACATGGGCTCCGGGATCTCGTTGGGGCTTGCGCAGCAGCGGCAGCCACTATGCCCGTGCCCGCAGCACTGGTACCGgcagccgctgccgccgccgccgccgccacccccaTGGCCAGGgtagccgccgccacctccgccaCCACCGTGGCCAGGgtagccgccgccacctccgccgccaCCGTGGCCAGGatacccgccgccgccgcccccgtgGCCAGGGtaccccccgccgccgccgccgccgccatggtaGCCACcgc contains:
- the LOC125540087 gene encoding glycine-rich cell wall structural protein-like, which codes for MGIYLIHHTSHKLLESTLLNRSMRVSSMASKGLVVFAVLLAAAFLVATAEQTQAKKEETKAGVQGYHGGGSGGGGYHGGGGGGGGYPGHGGGGGGYPGHGGGGGGGGYPGHGGGGGGGGYPGHGGGGGGGGSGCRYQCCGHGHSGCRCCASPNEIPEPMYRAEVRN
- the LOC125540086 gene encoding glycine-rich cell wall structural protein-like, coding for MASKGLLVFALLLAAAILVASTEQTQAKKEEKKAGVEGYGGGGGYPGGGGGGYPGHGGGGGGGYPGHGGGGGGGYPGHGGGGGGGYPGHGGGGGGGYPGHGGGGGGGYPGHGGGGGGGYPGGGGGGGGGYPGPGGGGGGSGCQWGCCGNGYHGCRCCARADEVPEPMYRAEVRN